In a genomic window of Pseudorasbora parva isolate DD20220531a chromosome 24, ASM2467924v1, whole genome shotgun sequence:
- the grb7 gene encoding growth factor receptor-bound protein 7, whose amino-acid sequence MEVEGCRTEVEVFRRSAAEMSRRDSVSLKCPPSSQNLQMSRSIPLTMRNSRSVSSNGAFRASSAPLIPNPFPELCSPTHSPVLTGSLGSDSCTHVVRVFGDASHSRSVLVSSGATAHDVCHMLAQSAHCTDEESWALIEHHSALGLERCLEDHELVVQVQSSWPVESDTKLIFRKNYAKYEFFKKPVLFLPEHMISDCADVTKGTTSSELVQNMVKSGSCPEIQGFLHVREGGKKSWKKLYFILRRSGLYCSNKGQSKEPRHLQFVGDLEDLDVFTVFNGRKLYGAPGAHVFCIKASKDRFRCQDLKLMCGDSEQSRTCWITAFRLFKHGKQLHRNYQLAQSSARLHKDSKFTDRDESMVAMDFSGKSGGRVIQNPHEAQNAEQEEGHNWRKREALRHSLPTNGHVSQFSAVHRVQPWFHGGVSRKEAQRLLEEQGQVDGMFLIRDSQLHIECFVLSMCYKLKTKHYLIIPLEQGDKLYYTMDDGVTLFTDLLQLVEFHQINRGILPVCLKHPCTRIAL is encoded by the exons ATGGAGGTGGAAGGCTGTAGGACTGAGGTGGAAGTGTTTAGGAGGTCAGCGGCTGAGATGTCCAGAAGAGATTCGGTGTCTTTGAAATGTCCTCCATCATCCCAAAACCTTCAGATGTCAAGATCGATCCCTCTGACCATGAGAAACTCCCGCAG CGTTTCATCAAATGGGGCATTTCGAGCCTCATCTGCACCTTTGATTCCCAATCCGTTTCCGGAGCTCTGCAGTCCGACGCACTCCCCGGTGCTGACCGGATCTCTCGGCTCTGACAGCTGCACACAC GTGGTTCGGGTTTTCGGGGACGCCTCACACAGTCGTTCGGTCCTGGTGTCGTCTGGGGCGACAGCACATGATGTTTGTCATATGCTAGCGCAGAGCGCACACTGTACGGACGAGGAGAGCTGGGCCCTCATTGAACATCATTCTGCTCTGGGCCTGG AGCGCTGTCTGGAAGACCATGAGCTTGTGGTGCAGGTGCAGTCCTCCTGGCCTGTAGAGAGCGACACTAAGCTGATCTTCCGCAAAAACTACGCCAAGTACGAGTTCTTCAAAAAACCTGTG TTATTTTTGCCAGAGCACATGATCTCTGATTGCGCTGATGTCACTAAAGGCACGACATCATCAGAGCTGGTGCAG AATATGGTAAAGAGTGGTTCCTGTCCAGAGATTCAAGGCTTTCTCCATGTGAGAGAGGGTGGGAAAAAATCCTGGAAGAAACTCTATTTCATTTTACGACGGTCTGGACTGTACTGCTCCAACAAAGGCCAATCAAAG GAACCTCGACACCTGCAGTTTGTGGGAGATCTGGAAGATCTGGATGTGTTTACAGTCTTCAATGGCCGTAAACTTTACGGGGCTCCAGGAGCGCACGTCTTCTGCATTAAA GCCTCAAAAGACAGGTTTCGCTGTCAGGACTTGAAGCTGATGTGTGGCGACAGTGAGCAGAGCCGTACATGCTGGATCACGGCCTTCAGATTGTTTAAG CACGGGAAACAGCTCCATCGTAATTACCAGCTCGCCCAGTCCAGTGCCAGACTTCACAAAGACTCCAAG TTTACAGACAGGGATGAGTCGATGGTTGCCATGGATTTTTCAGGGAAGAGCGGCGGACGAGTGATTCAGAACCCACACGAGGCCCAGAATGCAGAGCAGGAGGAAGGACACAACTGGCGG AAGAGAGAAGCGTTACGCCACAGTTTACCCACAAACGGTCACGTGTCACAGTTCTCCG CGGTTCATCGGGTTCAGCCATGGTTCCATGGGGGCGTTTCTCGTAAGGAAGCTCAAAGGCTATTGGAGGAGCAGGGTCAGGTGGACGG GATGTTTTTGATTCGTGACAGCCAGTTGCACATAGAGTGCTTTGTGCTGTCCATGTGCTATAAACTGAAGACGAAACACTACCTCATCATCCCC TTGGAGCAGGGGGACAAACTGTACTACACTATGGACGATGGTGTCACACTGTTTACAGATCTGCTGCAGCTGGTGGAGTTTCACCAGATCAACCGGGGCATCTTGCCTGTTTGTCTCAAACACCCCTGCACTCGCATCGCACTCTAA